The following are from one region of the Ruficoccus sp. ZRK36 genome:
- a CDS encoding ABC transporter ATP-binding protein — MAFTCGLIYSVLSGFGLPVITEKVIKNFLHEAGKEAIEVETWKIIGVAALLPLVFAIRGISNFFSSYLMSICSWRSMKQLRNDIFHKLQQLPISYFDSRSTGDTLTRIGSDTGRVQTVVMEVLTELLRQPFIMISGISALVYLSWDSRETAFFLGFIAAAFCFAIPVILLRKKLKRRGKQLQESYASMTQMTKENLDAVQEVRAFNLEDQQRMFYNIEMDKYIQNELKMIKYQRMQNPIMEIMSITIIAGLFLYAYYSNIDYGTFAGLGFALYMTLDPLKKILNIVNNFHSSHASFDRLEQTLQLENPITDPENPVTVNKVRGSVTFENVSFEYKVDTPVLEDISVTIPAGQHCALVGPSGSGKSTFMKLIPRLYDPTSGTIQIDDIASQDMRLADLRNQIALVSQHPVLFNISLLENIRLGRPGATDEEVMQAAREAYAHDFISDFKEGYNTSCGENGRLLSGGQKQRIAIARAILRDAPILLLDEATSALDAESEACIQSAIDKLVKNRTVITIAHRRSTFKHAERLLVFDGGKIVASGTHEELMLTSPVFQKLVTNQS, encoded by the coding sequence GTGGCTTTTACATGTGGGCTTATTTATAGCGTGCTCAGCGGCTTCGGGCTGCCCGTCATCACGGAAAAAGTCATCAAGAATTTCCTTCACGAGGCCGGTAAGGAAGCGATCGAGGTTGAGACCTGGAAAATTATCGGCGTAGCTGCGTTGCTACCGCTGGTTTTTGCGATCCGTGGCATCAGTAACTTCTTCAGCTCCTACCTGATGAGCATCTGCAGCTGGCGCAGCATGAAGCAGTTGCGCAACGATATCTTTCATAAGCTCCAGCAACTGCCGATTTCGTATTTTGACAGCCGTTCAACCGGAGACACGCTGACGCGTATCGGCAGCGATACCGGCCGCGTGCAAACCGTGGTGATGGAGGTACTCACCGAGTTACTACGGCAGCCGTTCATCATGATATCGGGGATCAGTGCCCTGGTTTACCTCTCTTGGGATAGCCGTGAGACCGCGTTCTTTCTGGGGTTTATCGCAGCAGCCTTCTGCTTCGCCATCCCGGTGATATTGCTGCGCAAAAAGCTGAAGAGACGGGGCAAGCAACTCCAAGAGAGCTACGCCTCGATGACTCAGATGACGAAGGAAAACCTGGATGCGGTGCAAGAGGTCCGGGCCTTCAACCTCGAAGACCAGCAGCGCATGTTCTACAATATCGAGATGGATAAATACATCCAGAACGAGCTCAAGATGATCAAGTACCAGCGCATGCAGAACCCGATCATGGAGATCATGTCCATCACGATCATCGCAGGTTTGTTTTTGTATGCGTACTATTCCAACATCGACTATGGTACGTTTGCCGGGTTGGGATTCGCCCTCTACATGACGCTGGATCCGCTCAAGAAGATCCTGAACATCGTAAACAATTTCCACAGCTCCCACGCCTCCTTCGACCGTCTGGAGCAGACACTCCAACTGGAAAACCCGATAACGGACCCGGAGAACCCCGTCACAGTCAATAAAGTCCGGGGGAGCGTAACCTTCGAGAATGTATCCTTTGAGTATAAAGTGGACACCCCGGTGCTGGAAGATATCAGCGTGACCATCCCGGCTGGCCAGCACTGCGCATTGGTCGGCCCAAGTGGCTCGGGTAAGTCCACGTTCATGAAGCTGATACCCCGGCTCTACGATCCGACTTCGGGCACCATCCAGATCGACGATATTGCCAGTCAGGACATGCGCCTCGCAGACCTGCGCAATCAGATCGCCCTGGTATCGCAGCACCCGGTGCTCTTTAATATTTCGCTCTTAGAGAACATTCGTCTAGGTCGGCCAGGCGCCACCGACGAGGAAGTCATGCAGGCGGCCCGCGAAGCCTACGCCCACGATTTCATCAGCGACTTCAAGGAAGGCTATAACACATCCTGCGGCGAAAACGGTCGCCTGCTCTCAGGGGGCCAGAAACAGCGTATCGCCATCGCACGCGCGATCCTCAGAGACGCACCGATTCTCTTGCTCGACGAAGCGACCTCTGCGCTGGACGCCGAGAGCGAGGCCTGCATCCAGTCAGCGATCGATAAACTCGTCAAAAATCGCACGGTCATCACCATCGCGCACCGCCGCAGCACCTTCAAACACGCCGAGCGACTGTTGGTCTTTGACGGCGGGAAAATCGTGGCTTCTGGCACCCATGAAGAACTGATGCTGACCTCTCCTGTCTTCCAGAAGCTTGTCACCAACCAATCCTAA
- the rfbA gene encoding glucose-1-phosphate thymidylyltransferase RfbA has protein sequence MKGIILAGGSGTRLHPITLAISKQLIPVYDKPMIYYPLSVLMLAGIREILFITTPQDRASFEALLGDGAKLGCSFSYAEQAAPDGLAQAFVIGEDFLAGEKAALILGDNIFYGSGFGGMLRQQSKNPGCTIFAAPVKDPERYGVVEFSADGKTLSIEEKPPHPKSNYAIPGLYFFDEQVCDIAKSVQPSARGEYEITSVINAYLGQGCLNVRPFNRGIAWLDTGTFASLNEASTFVRVIEERQGTKIGCIEEVAWRMGYISRDQLADLAQQYAKSGYGDYLLKLQ, from the coding sequence ATGAAAGGCATTATCCTGGCAGGAGGGTCCGGCACGCGTCTGCACCCGATCACGCTGGCGATTTCGAAGCAGCTCATCCCGGTTTACGATAAGCCGATGATCTACTACCCGCTCTCCGTCCTGATGCTGGCGGGCATCCGGGAGATTCTTTTCATTACCACGCCGCAGGACCGGGCCAGTTTCGAAGCCCTACTGGGAGACGGAGCAAAATTAGGCTGTTCATTCAGCTACGCCGAGCAGGCGGCCCCCGATGGTCTGGCTCAAGCCTTTGTGATCGGGGAAGACTTTTTGGCCGGAGAGAAAGCCGCCCTCATTTTGGGTGACAATATCTTCTATGGGTCCGGCTTTGGGGGAATGCTTCGTCAACAGTCAAAAAATCCCGGCTGCACGATCTTCGCCGCGCCGGTCAAAGATCCAGAGCGATACGGCGTGGTAGAGTTCTCAGCCGACGGGAAGACCCTCTCCATCGAGGAAAAACCACCCCACCCCAAGAGCAATTACGCGATTCCGGGCCTGTATTTCTTTGATGAGCAGGTCTGTGATATCGCTAAGTCCGTCCAGCCGTCAGCCCGGGGCGAATACGAGATCACCTCTGTCATCAACGCCTACCTGGGGCAGGGATGCCTGAATGTGCGCCCGTTTAACAGAGGCATCGCCTGGCTGGATACCGGGACCTTCGCCTCGCTGAACGAGGCCTCCACCTTTGTACGCGTGATCGAGGAGCGCCAAGGGACTAAAATCGGATGCATCGAGGAGGTCGCCTGGCGCATGGGCTACATTTCCAGAGACCAACTCGCCGACCTCGCCCAACAATACGCCAAAAGCGGGTACGGCGACTACCTCCTCAAGCTACAGTAA
- a CDS encoding glycosyltransferase: METAQPPSFVFFHYGRLPKYLRFAVESVRSSNPEAGIILVSEHTPDWKDEYQVECRSFASLPSEKLERFKKSYRHISVFDEFYERFVLERWYMLETLRQELGGRTLFLVDSDVMVFGDVSPFLAQLGDKHLYCCGWSPHFSVIRGPLDGFLDHILSRYTDEEYLANAQRLHDEARKKKQLKTLGEMQLFYEYISSGQDGQQYDKISCAGYLDINIHVPDGFVSAKAGRRTVKCVRWEQQDGRLVPTLKREDSGEVIPALMLHFQGPAKKRMRSFNPWPAPAGPVTGFKRWLLKRTLPDWA; the protein is encoded by the coding sequence GTGGAAACCGCTCAGCCCCCCAGTTTCGTATTCTTTCATTATGGTCGACTCCCGAAGTACCTGCGCTTCGCGGTCGAAAGCGTGCGCAGCTCGAACCCCGAAGCCGGGATTATTCTAGTCAGTGAACATACTCCAGACTGGAAAGATGAATACCAGGTCGAGTGCCGGAGTTTTGCCTCTCTACCCTCGGAGAAACTGGAACGCTTCAAAAAGAGCTACCGCCACATCTCCGTCTTTGACGAGTTCTACGAACGCTTCGTGCTGGAGCGCTGGTATATGCTCGAAACCCTGCGCCAGGAACTGGGCGGGCGCACGCTCTTCCTGGTCGACAGCGATGTCATGGTTTTCGGGGATGTCAGCCCCTTCCTGGCCCAACTCGGTGATAAGCATCTGTACTGCTGCGGTTGGTCGCCGCACTTCTCGGTCATTCGGGGGCCGCTGGACGGCTTCCTCGACCACATCCTGAGCCGGTATACCGACGAAGAGTACCTCGCGAACGCACAGCGCCTCCACGATGAGGCCCGCAAGAAGAAGCAGCTCAAAACCCTCGGCGAAATGCAGCTCTTCTACGAGTACATCTCCTCCGGGCAAGACGGCCAGCAGTACGACAAAATCTCCTGCGCCGGGTACTTGGATATTAACATACACGTGCCCGATGGCTTCGTCAGTGCTAAAGCCGGACGGCGCACGGTGAAGTGCGTGCGCTGGGAACAACAGGACGGCAGGCTCGTCCCCACCCTCAAGCGCGAGGACAGCGGCGAGGTCATCCCTGCGCTGATGTTGCACTTTCAGGGGCCCGCCAAGAAACGCATGCGCTCTTTCAATCCGTGGCCAGCCCCCGCAGGGCCCGTCACCGGCTTCAAGCGTTGGTTGCTCAAGCGCACCCTTCCGGACTGGGCATAG
- a CDS encoding class I SAM-dependent methyltransferase codes for MGQLTVALADKLGIGGDEPCLDFGAGTGMMVRICRDYGMNYHYYDRYASNVFAIGFEADRLPAGTKPRMITAFEVAEHFPDPMTDFKEIFAFDPEYVFFSTCLYTGQDPDWWYFLDDGQHVAFYTEESLRRLGQAFGYHFCSDYDIHLFSKEPTSKRLLKKIRRSSAKRCKRYRKQFGSRTIPDAEFAREHLV; via the coding sequence ATGGGACAGCTGACGGTCGCCCTCGCGGACAAGCTGGGGATCGGTGGGGACGAGCCCTGCCTGGACTTCGGAGCAGGGACTGGGATGATGGTCCGAATATGCCGGGACTATGGTATGAACTACCATTATTATGACCGGTACGCCTCCAATGTTTTTGCGATTGGGTTTGAAGCAGACCGGCTACCCGCCGGGACAAAGCCACGCATGATCACGGCCTTTGAGGTGGCCGAGCATTTCCCTGACCCGATGACGGACTTCAAGGAAATCTTTGCCTTCGACCCGGAGTATGTGTTCTTCAGCACATGCCTATACACCGGTCAGGACCCAGACTGGTGGTATTTTCTGGACGATGGTCAACACGTTGCATTCTACACTGAGGAAAGCCTCAGGCGCTTAGGTCAGGCATTTGGCTACCATTTTTGCAGCGACTACGACATCCATCTTTTCTCCAAGGAGCCGACCAGCAAGAGACTCCTGAAAAAGATTCGCCGCTCATCGGCTAAGCGGTGCAAGCGGTACCGTAAACAGTTCGGAAGTCGGACAATACCGGACGCAGAGTTCGCCCGGGAGCATCTGGTTTGA
- the typA gene encoding translational GTPase TypA yields MSATATLATAEKIRNIAIIAHVDHGKTTLVDCLLQQAGTYRENQAVPERAMDSMDLEREKGITIKAKNTAIQWNGYTINIVDTPGHADFGAEVERVMKMVDGVLLLTDAVGGPQAQTRWVLRKALGHGLKTICVINKVDRETSRADWVHDKVLELFLDLEASEDQFNAPFLYASAKNGWADNKLDGPRENMTDLFETIVEHVPAPQVEEGEFRMLVSNIDWDDFVGRLAIGRILSGTVSNGDTIYALRKNGERQRIKITKLIRFTGLGVTPVETMGAGDIVGIAGFEEIDIGDTLAAEKEAEPMPFVTIDPATIEMEFHVNDGPLAGKDGKKVTSRQIRERLIRETKSNISIQVRDTDEGTRFLVAARGAMQIAVLLETMRREGYEVMASRPTVLYKEIDGTTCEPYEQVWVEVPEDMLGSVMENLSNRKAQITNMEHHAAGVTVEAEISTRGLIGFESDLVTLTSGHGVCSHMFLEYRPRSGEIVTRQTGTLVSMETGTSMPYSLDIIQARGKLFVAPGEDIYNGQIVGECPRKEDLPVNPCKAKHLDNMRSSGNDKNVQLAPPIRFSLERAIEYIAADELVEVTPHHLRLRKRILDSEMRRKITKRMKRD; encoded by the coding sequence ATGAGCGCCACGGCCACCCTCGCAACAGCGGAAAAGATCCGCAATATCGCAATCATCGCACACGTCGACCACGGTAAGACCACCCTGGTGGACTGTCTGCTGCAACAAGCTGGCACCTATCGCGAGAACCAGGCCGTCCCCGAGCGCGCCATGGACAGCATGGACCTCGAGCGCGAAAAGGGCATCACCATCAAGGCCAAGAACACCGCCATCCAGTGGAACGGCTACACGATTAATATCGTGGACACGCCAGGGCACGCGGACTTCGGTGCCGAGGTTGAGCGCGTGATGAAGATGGTGGACGGTGTGCTGCTGCTCACCGACGCCGTGGGCGGCCCGCAGGCCCAGACCCGCTGGGTGCTCCGCAAGGCCCTCGGCCACGGCCTGAAGACCATTTGCGTGATCAACAAAGTGGACCGCGAGACTTCACGCGCCGACTGGGTGCACGACAAGGTGCTGGAGCTATTCCTCGATCTGGAGGCCTCCGAAGACCAGTTCAACGCCCCCTTCCTCTATGCCTCGGCCAAGAACGGCTGGGCCGACAACAAGCTGGACGGCCCGCGCGAGAACATGACCGACCTCTTTGAAACGATCGTCGAGCACGTCCCGGCCCCGCAGGTCGAGGAGGGCGAGTTCCGCATGCTGGTCTCGAATATCGACTGGGACGACTTCGTCGGGCGCCTGGCCATCGGCCGTATCCTCTCGGGCACAGTTTCCAACGGTGACACCATTTACGCTCTGCGCAAAAACGGCGAACGCCAGCGCATCAAGATCACCAAGCTCATCCGCTTCACCGGCCTCGGGGTGACCCCTGTCGAGACCATGGGTGCAGGCGACATCGTGGGCATCGCTGGCTTTGAAGAGATCGACATCGGGGACACCCTCGCCGCCGAAAAGGAAGCCGAGCCCATGCCGTTTGTGACCATTGACCCGGCCACGATCGAGATGGAATTTCACGTCAATGACGGTCCGCTGGCCGGTAAAGACGGCAAGAAGGTGACCTCGCGCCAAATCCGCGAGCGCCTCATCCGCGAGACCAAGAGTAACATTTCCATCCAGGTCCGAGACACCGACGAGGGCACGCGCTTCCTCGTCGCAGCCCGTGGAGCGATGCAGATCGCCGTGCTGCTGGAGACCATGCGCCGTGAAGGCTACGAGGTCATGGCCTCGCGCCCGACCGTGCTTTATAAAGAAATCGACGGCACCACATGCGAGCCTTACGAGCAGGTCTGGGTCGAAGTCCCCGAGGACATGCTCGGCTCGGTCATGGAGAACCTCTCCAACCGCAAGGCCCAGATCACGAACATGGAGCACCATGCGGCAGGCGTCACCGTCGAGGCGGAGATTTCCACCCGCGGGCTGATCGGCTTTGAGAGCGATCTGGTCACCCTGACCAGCGGCCACGGCGTGTGCTCACATATGTTCCTGGAGTATCGCCCGCGCAGCGGCGAGATCGTCACCCGCCAGACCGGTACCCTCGTCTCGATGGAAACGGGCACGAGTATGCCCTACTCCCTCGACATCATCCAGGCGCGCGGCAAGCTCTTCGTCGCCCCCGGTGAGGATATTTACAACGGCCAGATCGTGGGCGAATGCCCCCGTAAGGAAGACCTCCCGGTCAACCCCTGCAAGGCCAAGCACCTCGACAACATGCGCTCCTCCGGGAACGACAAAAATGTCCAGCTGGCCCCGCCCATCCGCTTCTCGCTGGAGCGTGCGATCGAGTACATCGCCGCCGACGAGCTGGTAGAGGTCACCCCGCACCACCTGCGCCTGCGCAAGCGTATCCTCGACTCCGAGATGCGCCGCAAGATCACCAAGCGCATGAAGCGCGACTAA
- the rfbB gene encoding dTDP-glucose 4,6-dehydratase — protein MKLLLTGGAGFIGSNLVRYLVTQPEVHVVNVDKLTYAGNLESLADIKDRPNYTFCQTDLCDASAVRKLFAEHQPDGVLHLAAESHVDRSIDGPDQFIQTNILGTYNLLQGALEHYHSLTESKRGQFRFLHVSTDEVYGSLGPSDPAFSETTAYQPRSPYSASKAASDHLAHAWHHTYGLPVIVTNCSNNYGPYQFPEKLIPVAILKCLKGEPIPVYGKGENVRDWLYVGDHCRALWKAWQHGKPGETYNIGGNSECRNIDLVKMLCQLLDELQPAPDGKSYESLISFVEERPGHDLRYAIDSRKIQRELDWSPTESLTSGLRKTVQWYLDNRTWWEHILSGEYQLNRLGLDTRRA, from the coding sequence ATGAAGTTACTCCTCACTGGCGGAGCAGGTTTCATCGGCTCAAATCTGGTCAGGTATCTGGTTACGCAACCAGAGGTGCACGTAGTCAATGTCGACAAGCTCACCTACGCGGGCAACCTGGAATCTCTGGCCGACATCAAAGACCGGCCCAACTACACCTTTTGCCAGACCGACCTGTGCGACGCCAGTGCTGTACGCAAGCTGTTCGCCGAGCATCAGCCCGATGGCGTCCTGCATCTGGCTGCCGAGTCCCATGTGGACCGCTCGATCGACGGCCCCGATCAGTTTATCCAGACGAACATCCTGGGCACTTATAACCTCCTGCAAGGAGCCTTGGAGCACTACCACAGCCTCACCGAGAGTAAGCGCGGGCAGTTCCGCTTCCTGCACGTCTCCACAGACGAGGTTTACGGCTCCCTCGGCCCCAGCGATCCGGCCTTCAGCGAAACGACGGCCTATCAGCCGCGTTCCCCCTACTCTGCCAGCAAGGCCGCCTCTGACCATCTGGCACACGCCTGGCACCACACCTATGGGCTGCCGGTGATCGTCACAAACTGCTCAAACAATTACGGCCCCTACCAGTTTCCGGAAAAGCTCATCCCGGTCGCCATCCTCAAGTGCCTCAAGGGAGAGCCCATCCCCGTCTACGGCAAGGGGGAGAATGTCCGCGACTGGCTCTATGTGGGTGACCACTGCCGGGCGCTCTGGAAAGCCTGGCAGCACGGCAAGCCCGGTGAGACCTACAACATCGGGGGCAATAGCGAATGCCGGAACATCGACCTGGTCAAAATGCTCTGCCAGCTCCTCGACGAGCTTCAGCCTGCCCCCGACGGCAAGAGCTACGAGAGCCTGATCTCGTTCGTCGAAGAGCGTCCGGGGCACGACCTGCGGTATGCCATCGATTCACGTAAGATCCAGCGTGAGCTGGACTGGTCTCCGACAGAAAGTCTGACCTCCGGCCTGCGCAAAACCGTCCAATGGTACCTGGACAACCGAACCTGGTGGGAACACATCCTGAGTGGAGAGTACCAACTGAATCGACTCGGCCTCGACACCCGGCGCGCATAA